The following are encoded in a window of Carya illinoinensis cultivar Pawnee chromosome 15, C.illinoinensisPawnee_v1, whole genome shotgun sequence genomic DNA:
- the LOC122295875 gene encoding ribulose bisphosphate carboxylase small subunit, chloroplastic-like encodes MASSIVSSTAVASVNRASPANAAMVAPFTGLKSASSFPVTRKLNTDITSIASNGGRVQCMQVWPPLGKKKFETLSYLPPLSTASLAKEVDYLLRKGWIPCLEFELEHGFVYRENHRSPGYYDGRYWVMWKLPMFGCNDSSQVMKELEECKKAYPSAFIRIIGFDNKRQVQCISFIAYKPPGF; translated from the exons ATGGCTTCCTCCATCGTCTCATCCACGGCTGTTGCCTCCGTTAACAGAGCCTCTCCGGCTAATGCTGCCATGGTCGCACCCTTCACCGGTCTCAAGTCAGCCTCGTCCTTCCCTGTCACCCGCAAACTCAACACTGATATTACCTCCATTGCCAGCAATGGTGGAAGAGTTCAGTGCATGCAG GTATGGCCTCCACTGGGAAAGAAGAAGTTTGAGACTCTCTCTTACCTACCTCCTCTCTCTACTGCATCATTGGCCAAGGAAGTGGATTATCTGCTTCGCAAAGGATGGATCCCTTGTTTGGAGTTCGAGTTGGAG CACGGGTTCGTTTACCGTGAGAACCACAGATCTCCTGGATACTACGATGGTCGCTACTGGGTAATGTGGAAGCTCCCCATGTTTGGCTGCAACGACTCTTCTCAGGTCATGAAAGAGCTTGAGGAGTGCAAGAAGGCATACCCCAGTGCATTCATCCGTATCATTGGGTTTGACAACAAGCGCCAAGTGCAGTGCATCAGTTTCATTGCCTACAAGCCCCCGGGCTTCTAA